One window from the genome of Salisaeta longa DSM 21114 encodes:
- the fbp gene encoding class 1 fructose-bisphosphatase: protein MADTSSTDSNNRAPTAHDVHTDQDEFRTLEHFILDQQDRFAHSTGAFSRLLRDISLAAKIVNRDMRKAGLLDIYGDTGKKNVQGEVQQKMDALAHREFVQALRRGGECCLIGSEEHAEAIPLTTRDPAGDEPGDYIVLMDPLDGSSNIDVNVSVGTIFSIYRLPRQTSPSDVSVDAALQPGTEQVAAGYVVYGSSTMLVYTTGNGVNGFTLDPSIGEFLLSHPNIKTPKRGRIFSINAGYYHSFEEGLRQYLDWLQEHDPQTGRPAKTRYIGSFVSDFHRNLMKGGIYMYPATKGSPDGKLRLMYEANPMAMIVEQAGGKASDGRQRILEKTPEALHERTPLFIGSANMVERAQAFVQGSPDAIERPDLGAA from the coding sequence ATGGCCGACACCTCATCCACAGATTCGAACAACCGCGCCCCCACAGCGCACGACGTGCACACCGATCAAGACGAATTTCGCACCCTTGAGCATTTCATCCTGGATCAGCAGGATCGCTTTGCCCATTCCACGGGCGCGTTCTCGCGGCTGCTGCGCGACATTAGCCTTGCCGCAAAGATCGTAAACCGCGATATGCGCAAGGCGGGGTTGCTCGACATCTACGGCGACACCGGAAAGAAAAACGTGCAGGGCGAGGTACAGCAAAAGATGGATGCCCTGGCCCACCGCGAGTTTGTACAGGCGCTGCGGCGCGGGGGCGAGTGCTGCCTGATTGGATCGGAGGAGCACGCCGAGGCCATTCCGCTTACCACGCGCGACCCGGCGGGCGACGAGCCGGGCGACTACATCGTCCTCATGGATCCGCTGGATGGGTCTTCCAACATCGACGTTAACGTCTCCGTGGGCACTATCTTCAGCATCTACCGGCTCCCGCGCCAAACGAGCCCCTCGGACGTAAGCGTAGACGCGGCCCTGCAGCCGGGCACCGAGCAGGTGGCGGCGGGCTACGTGGTGTATGGCTCTTCGACCATGCTGGTGTACACCACGGGCAACGGCGTGAACGGCTTTACACTCGATCCCTCCATCGGCGAGTTTTTGCTGTCGCACCCCAACATCAAAACCCCCAAACGCGGACGCATCTTCTCCATCAACGCGGGCTACTACCATTCCTTTGAGGAGGGCCTGCGCCAGTACCTCGACTGGCTGCAAGAGCACGATCCGCAAACCGGCCGCCCCGCCAAGACGCGCTACATCGGCTCGTTCGTTTCCGACTTCCACCGGAATCTGATGAAGGGCGGCATCTACATGTACCCAGCCACCAAGGGCAGCCCCGACGGTAAGCTCCGACTCATGTACGAGGCCAACCCGATGGCCATGATTGTGGAGCAGGCCGGCGGCAAGGCGTCGGATGGGCGCCAGCGCATCTTGGAGAAAACGCCCGAGGCGCTGCACGAGCGCACGCCCCTTTTCATTGGCAGCGCCAACATGGTGGAACGGGCGCAAGCGTTTGTGCAGGGCAGCCCCGATGCCATCGAGCGGCCCGACCTGGGCGCTGCTTAG